In a genomic window of Ralstonia nicotianae:
- the guaA gene encoding glutamine-hydrolyzing GMP synthase, with product MHDKVLILDFGSQVTQLIARRVREAHVYCEIHPNDVSDAFVREFAPKAIILSGSHASTYEDQDLRAPQAVWDLGVPVLGICYGMFAMTVQQGGKVEASAHREFGYAEVRAHGHTRLLDSIEDFRTPEGHGMLKVWMSHGDKVTEMPPGFKLMASTPSCPIAGMADEARGYYAVQFHPEVTHTVQGRALLERFVLEIAGAKPDWIMRDHIEEAVKSIREQVGDEEVILGLSGGVDSSVAAALIHRAIGDQLTCVFVDHGLLRLNEGQMVLDMFEGRLHAKVVHVDASEQFLGHLTGVTDPEAKRKIIGREFVEVFQAEAKTLTNAKWLAQGTIYPDVIESGGAKTKKATTIKSHHNVGGLPETLGLKLLEPLRDLFKDEVRELGVALGLPPEMVYRHPFPGPGLGVRILGEVKREYADLLRRADAIFIEELRGIKATAQDAVAGLCAEDQVGKSWYDLTSQAFAVFLPVKSVGVMGDGRTYDYVVALRAVQTTDFMTAHWAHLPYALLGRVSNRIINEVRGINRVVYDVSGKPPATIEWE from the coding sequence ATGCACGACAAAGTCCTCATCCTTGATTTCGGCTCGCAGGTCACGCAGCTGATCGCGCGGCGTGTCCGCGAAGCGCACGTCTACTGCGAGATCCATCCGAACGACGTGTCCGACGCCTTCGTGCGCGAGTTCGCACCCAAGGCCATCATCCTCTCCGGCAGCCACGCCAGCACCTACGAAGACCAGGATCTGCGTGCCCCGCAGGCGGTATGGGACCTGGGTGTGCCGGTGCTCGGCATCTGCTACGGCATGTTCGCGATGACGGTGCAGCAGGGCGGCAAGGTGGAAGCCAGCGCGCACCGCGAGTTCGGCTATGCCGAAGTGCGCGCGCATGGCCATACCCGTCTGCTGGACAGCATCGAAGATTTCCGCACCCCCGAAGGCCACGGCATGCTGAAGGTGTGGATGAGCCACGGCGACAAGGTCACCGAGATGCCGCCGGGCTTCAAGCTGATGGCCTCCACGCCGAGCTGCCCGATCGCCGGCATGGCCGACGAGGCGCGCGGCTATTACGCCGTGCAGTTCCACCCGGAAGTCACGCACACCGTGCAGGGCCGCGCGCTGCTTGAGCGCTTCGTGCTCGAGATCGCCGGCGCCAAGCCGGACTGGATCATGCGCGACCACATCGAAGAGGCGGTCAAGTCGATCCGCGAGCAGGTGGGCGACGAAGAGGTGATCCTGGGCCTGTCGGGCGGCGTCGATTCGTCGGTGGCCGCGGCGCTGATCCATCGCGCCATCGGCGACCAGCTGACGTGCGTGTTCGTCGATCACGGCCTGCTGCGCCTGAACGAAGGCCAGATGGTGCTCGACATGTTCGAGGGCCGGCTGCATGCCAAGGTCGTGCACGTCGATGCGTCCGAACAGTTCCTTGGCCACCTGACCGGCGTGACCGATCCGGAAGCCAAGCGCAAGATCATCGGCCGCGAGTTCGTCGAAGTGTTCCAGGCCGAGGCCAAGACGCTGACCAATGCGAAGTGGCTGGCGCAGGGCACGATCTACCCGGACGTGATCGAATCGGGTGGCGCCAAGACCAAGAAGGCGACCACGATCAAGAGCCACCACAACGTCGGCGGCCTGCCCGAGACCCTGGGCCTGAAGCTGCTGGAGCCGCTACGCGACCTCTTCAAGGACGAGGTGCGCGAGCTGGGCGTCGCGCTCGGCCTGCCGCCCGAGATGGTGTACCGCCATCCGTTCCCGGGCCCGGGCCTGGGCGTGCGCATCCTGGGCGAGGTCAAGCGTGAATACGCGGATCTGCTGCGCCGTGCCGATGCCATCTTTATCGAAGAGCTGCGCGGCATCAAAGCCACCGCGCAGGACGCTGTCGCGGGCCTGTGCGCCGAAGATCAGGTCGGCAAGAGCTGGTACGACCTGACCAGCCAGGCGTTTGCGGTGTTCCTGCCGGTCAAGTCGGTTGGCGTGATGGGTGATGGCCGTACCTATGACTACGTGGTCGCCTTGCGCGCGGTGCAGACCACCGACTTCATGACGGCACACTGGGCGCACTTGCCGTATGCGCTGCTGGGCCGGGTGTCGAACCGCATCATCAATGAAGTGCGGGGCATCAACCGCGTGGTGTACGACGTGTCGGGCAAGCCGCCGGCCACGATCGAGTGGGAGTGA
- the guaB gene encoding IMP dehydrogenase, producing the protein MRLVQKALTFDDVLLVPAYSAVLPRDTSLRTKLTRTIELAIPLVSAAMDTVTEARLAIAMAQQGGIGIVHKNLKPEEQAREVAKVKRFESGVLRDPITIGPDMKVRDVMALSAQHGISGFPVLEGNKVVGIITNRDLRFEEELDAPVRAKMTPGEKLVTVREGASLEEAKRLMNKHRLERVLVVDGNFELRGLITVKDIQKATEHPLASKDERGSLRVGAAVGVGPDNDLRVDLLVKAGVDVIVVDTAHGHSQGVLSRVRWIKDKYPQVQVIGGNIATAEAAKALVDHGADGVKVGIGPGSICTTRIVAGVGVPQISAVSNVAEALKNTGVPLVADGGVRYSGDIAKALAAGAHTVMMGGMFAGTEEAPGEVFLYQGRSYKSYRGMGSVGAMKDGAADRYFQEDNTANVDKLVPEGIEGRVPYKGSVLPIVHQLTGGIRSSMGYCGCASIAEWHEKSQFVQITAAGMRESHVHDVQITKEAPNYHLD; encoded by the coding sequence ATGCGTCTTGTCCAGAAAGCACTCACGTTCGATGATGTGCTGCTCGTCCCGGCCTACTCGGCCGTTCTTCCCCGCGATACGTCGCTTCGCACCAAACTCACCCGCACGATCGAGCTCGCTATTCCGCTGGTGTCCGCCGCCATGGACACCGTCACGGAAGCGCGCCTGGCCATCGCCATGGCGCAGCAGGGCGGCATCGGCATCGTTCACAAGAACCTGAAGCCGGAAGAGCAGGCGCGCGAGGTCGCCAAGGTCAAGCGCTTCGAGTCGGGCGTGCTGCGCGACCCGATCACCATCGGCCCGGACATGAAGGTCCGTGACGTGATGGCGCTGTCGGCGCAGCATGGCATCTCGGGCTTCCCGGTGCTGGAAGGCAACAAGGTGGTGGGCATCATCACCAACCGCGACCTGCGCTTCGAAGAAGAGCTGGACGCGCCGGTGCGCGCCAAGATGACGCCGGGCGAGAAGCTCGTCACCGTCAGGGAAGGCGCCTCGCTGGAAGAGGCCAAGCGCCTGATGAACAAGCACCGCCTGGAACGCGTGCTGGTGGTCGACGGCAATTTCGAGCTGCGCGGCCTCATCACCGTCAAGGACATCCAGAAGGCCACCGAGCATCCGCTGGCCTCCAAGGACGAGCGCGGCTCGCTGCGCGTCGGCGCGGCGGTGGGCGTGGGCCCGGACAATGACCTGCGCGTCGACCTGCTGGTCAAGGCCGGCGTGGACGTGATCGTGGTCGATACCGCGCACGGCCACAGCCAGGGCGTGCTGAGCCGCGTGCGCTGGATCAAGGACAAATACCCGCAGGTGCAGGTGATCGGCGGCAACATCGCCACGGCCGAAGCCGCGAAGGCGCTGGTCGACCACGGCGCGGACGGCGTCAAGGTCGGCATCGGCCCGGGCTCGATCTGCACGACGCGGATCGTCGCCGGCGTGGGCGTGCCGCAGATCAGCGCGGTGTCCAACGTGGCCGAGGCGCTCAAGAACACCGGCGTGCCCCTGGTGGCCGACGGCGGCGTGCGCTACTCGGGCGACATCGCCAAGGCACTGGCGGCTGGCGCGCACACCGTGATGATGGGCGGCATGTTTGCCGGCACCGAAGAGGCGCCGGGCGAGGTGTTCCTGTACCAGGGGCGCTCGTACAAGAGCTACCGCGGTATGGGTTCGGTGGGCGCCATGAAGGACGGCGCGGCCGACCGCTACTTCCAGGAAGACAACACCGCCAACGTCGACAAGCTGGTGCCGGAAGGCATCGAGGGCCGCGTCCCATACAAGGGCTCGGTGCTACCGATCGTCCATCAGCTCACCGGCGGCATCCGCTCGTCGATGGGCTACTGCGGCTGCGCGTCGATCGCCGAATGGCACGAGAAGAGCCAGTTCGTCCAGATCACCGCCGCCGGCATGCGCGAATCGCACGTGCACGACGTGCAGATCACGAAGGAAGCGCCGAACTATCACCTCGACTGA
- a CDS encoding DMT family transporter, whose product MGIGVLCALLAGAMWGMVFIAPRALPAFSPWELALGRYLAYGAIAALAAAPILPRIARKLTRADCLALMRQACSGNLVYYVLLAFGVQLAGVAPVSLIIGVLPITVTVLGRRDHGAVPLSRLAWPLLVVAAGIACINIDLFSHDAVAAGDAHPIWSRIAGIACAAGALCSWTWYAIDNARHLQRNPHFSSNEWSALYGISTGALSAALTAAAVLAAGTGWAEGGGRVWTTFWAVNAAVALGASLIGNNLWNIAARRLPLTLSGQMIVFETLFALAYGFVYDHRWPRPLEMAAIALLIVGVGWSVRLHADDNSA is encoded by the coding sequence ATGGGAATTGGCGTCCTGTGCGCCCTGCTGGCCGGCGCCATGTGGGGCATGGTCTTCATCGCGCCGCGCGCCCTGCCCGCATTCTCCCCGTGGGAGCTGGCACTGGGCCGCTACCTGGCCTACGGTGCCATCGCCGCGCTCGCGGCCGCACCCATCCTCCCGCGCATCGCCCGCAAACTCACCCGTGCCGACTGCCTGGCGTTGATGCGACAGGCCTGCAGCGGCAACCTCGTCTACTACGTCCTGCTGGCCTTCGGCGTGCAACTGGCCGGCGTCGCCCCCGTCTCGCTGATCATCGGCGTGCTGCCCATCACCGTGACCGTGCTCGGTCGACGCGACCACGGGGCGGTGCCGCTGTCGCGCCTGGCCTGGCCGCTGCTGGTGGTGGCGGCCGGCATCGCCTGCATCAACATCGACCTGTTCAGCCACGACGCCGTTGCCGCCGGCGACGCCCACCCGATCTGGTCGCGCATCGCCGGCATCGCCTGCGCGGCGGGCGCACTGTGCAGCTGGACCTGGTACGCCATCGACAACGCCCGCCACCTGCAGCGCAACCCGCACTTCTCCAGCAACGAGTGGTCGGCGCTGTACGGCATCTCGACCGGCGCGCTGTCGGCCGCGCTGACCGCGGCGGCGGTGCTGGCCGCCGGCACCGGCTGGGCGGAAGGCGGCGGACGAGTCTGGACCACCTTCTGGGCCGTCAATGCCGCAGTGGCCCTGGGAGCGTCGCTGATCGGCAACAACCTGTGGAACATCGCCGCCCGACGCCTGCCGCTGACGCTGTCGGGCCAGATGATCGTGTTCGAGACACTGTTCGCGCTGGCGTACGGCTTCGTGTACGACCACCGCTGGCCCCGGCCGCTCGAAATGGCGGCGATTGCCTTGCTGATCGTGGGTGTCGGCTGGTCGGTACGCTTGCACGCCGACGACAACTCTGCCTAA
- a CDS encoding DUF4124 domain-containing protein, which translates to MKRLHVLLPATAALIALACPVHAQWAWQWRDEKGQMVYSDVAPPPSIPPSRIIRNPNGQMTTAYEALPTPASGVKAADPKAPAKPGQAAPDPDAELRKRLADRAKREQEDSQKAEQAQRRQADCERLRNETTYLQGGRRYATPQADGTLSYMDDAQRAAAIQRNQTDLSANCS; encoded by the coding sequence ATGAAACGACTGCACGTCCTGCTGCCGGCTACCGCCGCCCTCATCGCCCTCGCCTGCCCCGTCCACGCACAATGGGCCTGGCAATGGCGCGACGAGAAAGGCCAGATGGTCTACAGCGACGTGGCGCCGCCGCCATCCATCCCGCCGAGCCGCATCATCCGCAATCCGAACGGGCAGATGACCACGGCGTACGAAGCCCTGCCCACGCCGGCCTCCGGCGTGAAGGCCGCCGATCCGAAGGCGCCTGCCAAACCAGGCCAAGCCGCCCCCGACCCTGACGCCGAACTGCGCAAGCGCCTGGCCGATCGCGCAAAGCGCGAGCAGGAAGACTCGCAGAAGGCCGAGCAGGCCCAGCGCCGCCAGGCCGACTGCGAGCGCCTGCGCAACGAAACCACGTACCTGCAGGGCGGCCGCCGCTATGCCACGCCGCAGGCGGACGGCACGCTCTCCTATATGGATGACGCTCAGCGCGCCGCCGCCATCCAACGCAATCAGACCGATCTGAGCGCGAACTGCAGCTGA
- a CDS encoding IS630 family transposase, translating into MPMGRPKADLVLSEDERAQLSSMARSRSIPAALSMRARIVLAAADGAPNSEIAERLQLTRATAGKWRRRFIERRINGLYDELRPGKPRSIDDERVADLINKTLHTKPANGATHWSVRSIAAETAISPTSVHRYFKLLGLQPHRTESFKLSTDPFFIEKLRDVVGLYLNPPENALVLCVDEKSQCQALERTQPLLPMGFGYVEGVTHDYVRHGTTTLFAALNVLNGAVLAECKPRHRHQEFLAFLRSIDKAVPAELDVHCIVDNYASHKHPKVKAWLAARPRWHMHFIPTYSSWLNQVERFFSIITDKAIRRGSFASVKELVVKIDHFVTRYNQSCKPFMWTATADSILTKLNRLCERISGTGH; encoded by the coding sequence ATGCCAATGGGGCGACCGAAGGCCGATCTGGTCCTGAGCGAGGATGAGCGTGCGCAACTGAGTTCGATGGCGCGCTCGCGCTCCATTCCTGCAGCGCTCTCGATGCGCGCGCGCATCGTGCTCGCGGCGGCCGATGGTGCGCCCAACAGTGAGATCGCCGAGCGGCTGCAACTGACCCGAGCCACTGCCGGCAAGTGGCGGCGCCGCTTCATCGAACGACGCATCAACGGGCTGTACGACGAATTGCGACCTGGTAAGCCGCGCAGCATCGATGACGAGCGCGTGGCTGATCTGATCAACAAGACGCTGCATACTAAACCCGCCAACGGGGCCACGCACTGGAGTGTGCGCAGCATCGCGGCCGAGACTGCGATCTCGCCCACGAGCGTTCATCGCTACTTCAAGCTTCTGGGACTGCAGCCACATCGTACCGAGTCGTTCAAGCTGTCCACCGATCCATTCTTCATCGAGAAGCTGCGCGATGTGGTTGGGCTGTACCTGAACCCGCCCGAGAACGCGCTGGTGCTGTGCGTGGATGAGAAAAGCCAGTGCCAAGCGCTGGAGCGCACGCAGCCGCTGCTGCCGATGGGTTTCGGCTACGTCGAAGGCGTCACCCACGACTACGTGCGGCATGGGACCACGACCTTGTTCGCGGCCTTGAACGTCCTCAATGGCGCCGTCCTGGCCGAGTGCAAGCCGCGCCATCGGCATCAGGAGTTCCTGGCGTTCCTGCGCTCCATCGACAAGGCCGTCCCGGCCGAGCTGGATGTGCATTGCATTGTCGACAACTACGCCAGCCACAAGCACCCGAAGGTCAAGGCCTGGCTGGCCGCCCGGCCGCGCTGGCACATGCATTTCATCCCGACCTACAGCTCCTGGCTGAACCAGGTCGAGCGCTTCTTCTCAATCATCACCGACAAAGCCATTCGTCGCGGCTCGTTCGCCTCGGTCAAGGAGTTGGTCGTGAAGATCGATCACTTCGTCACTCGCTACAACCAAAGCTGCAAACCATTCATGTGGACTGCCACCGCTGACTCGATCCTCACCAAGCTCAACAGACTTTGTGAACGAATCAGTGGAACAGGACACTAG
- a CDS encoding RnfH family protein, translated as MANPERIDVMVCLATVTPPKLVQVQVSATATVADAVRASGLLEEVGLSIDACRLGVYGKRKAPDALLHAHDRVEITGPLIADPKTARRRRVRRVRATGTREGLKWLRNEAPPEDDVAG; from the coding sequence ATGGCGAATCCTGAGCGGATCGACGTGATGGTGTGCCTGGCGACGGTCACGCCGCCGAAACTGGTGCAGGTGCAGGTGAGCGCCACGGCGACGGTGGCCGACGCCGTGCGCGCGTCCGGCTTGCTGGAGGAGGTGGGCCTGTCGATCGACGCCTGCAGGCTGGGTGTCTACGGCAAGCGCAAGGCGCCCGATGCGCTGCTGCACGCGCACGACCGGGTGGAGATCACCGGCCCGCTGATCGCCGACCCGAAGACCGCGCGCCGGCGCCGCGTGCGGCGCGTGCGCGCGACGGGCACTCGCGAGGGGTTGAAGTGGCTGCGCAACGAGGCGCCGCCGGAAGACGACGTGGCCGGCTAG
- a CDS encoding type II toxin-antitoxin system RatA family toxin, with the protein MADVEKTVLIGYSAERMFDLVTNVKDYPDFLPWCGGVEIYEQSDTSLDARVDIAFKGIHQYFRTRNTQMRPSRIDMTFADGPFKAFTGFWQFTPLRADACKINFHLHYEFSSVILEKLIGPVFSMIANTFVDSFVKRAEAVYGES; encoded by the coding sequence ATGGCAGACGTTGAGAAAACGGTGTTGATCGGTTACTCGGCCGAACGGATGTTCGACCTGGTCACCAACGTCAAGGACTATCCGGACTTCCTGCCATGGTGCGGTGGCGTGGAAATCTACGAGCAGAGCGACACCTCGCTCGATGCCCGCGTGGACATCGCCTTCAAGGGCATCCACCAGTATTTCCGCACGCGCAACACGCAGATGCGCCCTAGCCGCATCGATATGACGTTCGCCGACGGACCTTTCAAGGCCTTCACCGGCTTCTGGCAATTCACGCCGCTGCGCGCCGATGCGTGCAAGATCAACTTCCACCTGCATTACGAGTTTTCCAGCGTCATCCTGGAAAAGCTGATCGGCCCGGTGTTCAGCATGATCGCCAACACCTTCGTCGATTCCTTCGTCAAGCGCGCCGAGGCTGTCTATGGCGAATCCTGA
- the smpB gene encoding SsrA-binding protein SmpB, which produces MTIADNKKAFFDYFVEERYEAGIALEGWEVKAIRAGRVQIKEGYVVIRDAELFLIGAHISPLQSASTHVKPDPTRTRKLLLHAEEIKKLIGKVEQRGYTLVPLNLHYARGRVKCEIGLAKGKKLYDKRETEKDRDWQREKARLMREKA; this is translated from the coding sequence ATGACCATCGCCGACAACAAGAAAGCCTTTTTCGATTACTTCGTCGAAGAGCGCTATGAGGCGGGCATCGCACTCGAAGGCTGGGAGGTGAAGGCCATCCGCGCCGGCCGCGTGCAGATCAAGGAAGGCTACGTCGTCATTCGCGACGCCGAGCTGTTCCTGATCGGGGCACACATCAGCCCGCTGCAATCCGCCTCCACGCACGTCAAGCCCGACCCGACGCGCACCCGCAAGCTGCTGCTGCACGCCGAAGAGATCAAGAAGCTGATCGGCAAGGTCGAGCAGCGCGGCTATACGCTCGTGCCGCTCAACCTGCACTATGCGCGCGGCCGCGTGAAGTGCGAGATCGGCCTGGCCAAGGGCAAGAAGCTCTACGACAAGCGCGAGACCGAGAAGGACCGCGACTGGCAGCGCGAGAAGGCGCGGCTCATGCGCGAGAAGGCCTGA
- a CDS encoding SPFH domain-containing protein: MFELGTLALIVLFAAIVLIAQSIKIVPQQHAWILERLGKYHATLSPGLNIVLPFVDRVAYKHVLKEIPLDVPSQVCITKDNTQLQVDGILYFQVTDPMRASYGSSNFVIAITQLAQTTLRSVVGKLELDKTFEEREFINHSVVNALDEAASNWGVKVLRYEIKDLTPPKEILHAMQAQITAEREKRALIAASEGKRQEQINLAAGAREAAIQKSEGEKQAAINRAQGEAAAILAVAEANAQAIQKVGHAIRTEGGIDAVNLKVAEEYVSAFGNLAKQGNTLIVPGNLGDLSTMIASALQIVKQQRPNA, encoded by the coding sequence ATGTTCGAGCTGGGGACTCTCGCGCTCATCGTCCTGTTTGCCGCCATCGTACTGATCGCGCAGAGCATCAAGATCGTGCCGCAGCAGCACGCGTGGATCCTGGAGCGGCTGGGCAAGTACCACGCGACGCTGTCGCCGGGGCTCAATATCGTGCTGCCGTTCGTCGACCGGGTGGCTTACAAGCACGTGCTCAAGGAGATCCCGCTGGATGTGCCGAGCCAGGTCTGCATCACCAAGGACAACACGCAGCTGCAGGTCGACGGCATCCTGTACTTCCAGGTGACCGACCCGATGCGCGCTTCGTACGGCTCGAGCAACTTCGTCATCGCCATCACGCAGCTCGCGCAGACCACGTTGCGCTCGGTGGTCGGCAAGCTGGAGCTGGATAAGACCTTCGAGGAGCGCGAGTTCATCAACCACAGCGTGGTCAATGCGCTGGACGAGGCGGCCTCCAACTGGGGCGTGAAGGTGCTGCGCTACGAGATCAAGGACCTGACGCCGCCCAAGGAGATCCTGCACGCGATGCAGGCGCAGATCACCGCCGAGCGCGAGAAGCGCGCCCTGATCGCGGCATCCGAAGGCAAGCGCCAGGAGCAGATCAACTTGGCCGCCGGCGCCCGCGAGGCCGCGATCCAGAAATCCGAAGGGGAGAAGCAGGCCGCCATCAACCGGGCCCAGGGCGAAGCGGCAGCCATCCTGGCGGTGGCCGAGGCCAACGCGCAGGCGATCCAGAAGGTCGGTCACGCCATCCGCACCGAAGGCGGCATCGACGCGGTCAACCTGAAGGTGGCCGAGGAATACGTGTCGGCGTTCGGCAATCTGGCCAAGCAGGGCAACACGCTGATCGTGCCCGGCAACCTGGGCGACCTGAGCACGATGATCGCGTCGGCGCTGCAGATCGTGAAGCAGCAGCGGCCGAACGCGTAG
- a CDS encoding NfeD family protein, which translates to MSAQEIVWFTLAVLLVIGELMTGTFYLLMVAIGLLAGGLAALAGLGFPVQAVLAALVAVIGIAGLWRTRFGHAARENAARNRNVNLDIGEMLRVDAWSPERRARVQYRGAEWDVELAPPAPATGGEFRIVEVRGNVLVVAPK; encoded by the coding sequence ATGTCGGCGCAAGAGATCGTCTGGTTCACGCTGGCGGTGTTGCTCGTCATTGGTGAGCTGATGACGGGAACGTTCTACCTGCTGATGGTGGCCATCGGGCTGCTGGCGGGCGGCTTGGCCGCCCTGGCCGGGCTGGGGTTCCCGGTGCAGGCCGTCCTGGCCGCGCTGGTTGCCGTGATCGGCATCGCCGGGCTGTGGCGCACGCGCTTCGGCCATGCCGCGCGCGAGAATGCCGCCCGCAATCGCAACGTCAACCTGGATATCGGCGAGATGCTGCGCGTCGATGCGTGGTCGCCCGAGCGGCGCGCGCGCGTGCAGTACCGCGGCGCCGAATGGGACGTCGAACTGGCGCCGCCGGCACCGGCCACCGGCGGCGAATTCCGTATCGTCGAGGTGCGTGGCAACGTGCTGGTCGTCGCACCCAAATAG
- the ppsA gene encoding phosphoenolpyruvate synthase produces MTNLSMDGAYVLPFEQLRMTDVEVVGGKNASLGEMISQLDSAGVRVPGGFATTALAFRDFLQHNNLTERISQRLASLDVDDVKALAAAGKEIREWVATAPFQSRLEQEIREHFERVSKREGAEASFAVRSSATAEDLPDASFAGQQESYLNVSGIDDVLDKIKHVFASLYNDRAISYRVHKGFAHDVVALSAGIQRMVRSDCGASGVMFTIDTESGFQDVVFITSSYGLGETVVQGAVNPDEFYVFKPTLAAGKYPIIRRSIGSKLIKMEFTQAGEEGRVKTVDVPGELRNRYSLVDEDVVELAKYAVIIEKHYGRPMDIEWGKDGKDGKIYILQARPETVKSQSVGKVEQRFRLKGSAPVLTTGRAIGQKIGTGPVRVINDPAEMERVQPGDVLVADMTDPNWEPVMKRASAIVTNRGGRTCHAAIIARELGVPAVVGCGDATDLLKDGTLVTVSCAEGDEGKIYDGLLETEITEVRRGEMPPIDVKIMMNVGNPQLAFEFAQIPNGGVGLARLEFIINNNIGVHPKAILDYPQVDSDLKKAVESVARGHASPRAFYVDKLAEGIATIAAAFYPKPVIVRLSDFKSNEYKKLIGGSRYEPDEENPMLGFRGASRYIAEDFAEAFEMECRAMKRVREEMGLTNVEIMVPFVRTLGQAAMVVDLLGKYGLKRGENDLRLIMMCEVPSNAILAKEFLEYFDGFSIGSNDLTQLTLGLDRDSGMELLARDFDERDPAVKFMLSRAISTAKSMGKYVGICGQGPSDHPDFAEWLAKEGISSISLNPDSVIDTWQKLGSA; encoded by the coding sequence ATGACCAACCTGTCGATGGACGGCGCCTACGTGCTGCCGTTCGAGCAATTGCGGATGACCGATGTCGAGGTCGTCGGCGGCAAGAACGCATCGCTGGGCGAGATGATCTCCCAACTGGACAGCGCCGGCGTGCGCGTTCCGGGCGGTTTTGCCACCACGGCACTGGCTTTCCGCGATTTCCTCCAGCACAACAACCTGACCGAGCGCATTTCCCAGCGCCTGGCCAGCCTGGACGTCGACGACGTCAAGGCGCTGGCCGCGGCCGGCAAGGAAATCCGCGAATGGGTCGCCACGGCGCCGTTCCAGTCGCGCCTGGAGCAGGAGATCCGCGAGCATTTCGAACGCGTCTCCAAGCGCGAGGGCGCCGAGGCCTCGTTCGCGGTGCGCTCGTCGGCCACGGCCGAAGACCTGCCGGACGCCTCGTTCGCCGGCCAGCAGGAGAGCTACCTCAACGTCTCCGGCATCGATGACGTGCTCGACAAGATCAAGCACGTGTTCGCCTCGCTGTACAACGACCGCGCTATCTCCTACCGCGTGCACAAGGGCTTCGCCCACGACGTGGTGGCGCTCTCCGCCGGCATCCAGCGCATGGTGCGCTCGGACTGCGGCGCGTCGGGCGTGATGTTCACGATCGACACCGAATCGGGCTTCCAGGACGTCGTCTTCATCACCTCCAGCTACGGCCTGGGCGAGACGGTGGTGCAGGGCGCGGTCAACCCGGACGAGTTCTACGTGTTCAAGCCGACGCTGGCCGCCGGCAAGTACCCGATCATCCGCCGCTCGATCGGCTCCAAGCTGATCAAGATGGAGTTCACGCAGGCCGGCGAGGAAGGCCGCGTCAAGACCGTCGACGTGCCGGGCGAGTTGCGCAACCGCTACTCGCTGGTCGACGAAGACGTGGTCGAGCTGGCCAAGTACGCCGTCATCATCGAGAAGCACTACGGTCGCCCGATGGACATCGAGTGGGGTAAGGACGGCAAGGACGGCAAGATCTACATCCTGCAGGCCCGCCCCGAGACGGTGAAGAGCCAGTCGGTCGGCAAGGTCGAGCAGCGCTTCCGCCTGAAGGGCTCGGCGCCGGTGCTGACCACCGGCCGCGCGATCGGCCAGAAGATCGGTACGGGCCCCGTGCGCGTGATCAACGATCCGGCCGAAATGGAGCGCGTGCAGCCGGGCGACGTGCTGGTCGCCGACATGACCGACCCGAACTGGGAGCCGGTGATGAAGCGCGCCTCGGCCATCGTCACCAACCGTGGCGGCCGCACCTGTCACGCCGCCATCATCGCGCGTGAGCTGGGCGTGCCGGCCGTGGTCGGCTGCGGCGACGCCACCGACCTGCTGAAGGACGGCACGCTGGTCACCGTGTCCTGCGCCGAGGGCGACGAAGGCAAGATCTACGACGGCCTGCTCGAGACGGAAATCACCGAAGTGCGCCGCGGCGAGATGCCGCCGATCGACGTCAAGATCATGATGAACGTCGGCAACCCGCAGCTGGCCTTCGAGTTCGCGCAGATCCCGAACGGCGGCGTGGGCCTGGCCCGCCTCGAGTTCATCATCAACAACAACATCGGCGTCCACCCGAAGGCGATCCTCGACTACCCGCAAGTCGACAGCGACCTGAAGAAGGCCGTGGAAAGCGTGGCCCGCGGCCATGCCAGCCCGCGCGCGTTCTACGTCGACAAGCTGGCCGAGGGCATTGCGACCATCGCCGCCGCGTTCTATCCGAAGCCCGTGATCGTGCGCCTGTCCGACTTCAAGTCGAACGAGTACAAGAAGCTGATCGGCGGTTCGCGCTACGAGCCGGACGAAGAGAACCCCATGCTGGGCTTCCGCGGCGCCTCGCGTTACATCGCCGAAGACTTCGCCGAGGCCTTCGAGATGGAGTGCCGCGCCATGAAGCGCGTGCGCGAAGAGATGGGCCTGACCAACGTCGAGATCATGGTGCCGTTCGTGCGCACGCTGGGCCAGGCCGCCATGGTGGTCGACCTGCTGGGCAAGTACGGCCTGAAGCGCGGCGAGAACGACCTGCGCCTGATCATGATGTGCGAAGTGCCGTCCAATGCGATCCTGGCCAAGGAGTTCCTGGAGTATTTCGACGGCTTCTCGATCGGCTCGAACGACCTGACGCAGCTGACGCTGGGCCTGGACCGCGACTCCGGCATGGAGCTGCTCGCCAGGGATTTCGACGAGCGCGATCCGGCGGTCAAGTTCATGCTGTCGCGCGCCATCTCGACCGCGAAGTCGATGGGCAAGTATGTCGGCATCTGCGGCCAGGGCCCGTCCGACCACCCGGACTTTGCCGAGTGGCTGGCCAAGGAAGGCATCTCGTCCATCTCGCTGAACCCGGATTCGGTGATCGACACCTGGCAGAAGCTGGGTTCGGCCTGA